The following are from one region of the Poecilia reticulata strain Guanapo linkage group LG7, Guppy_female_1.0+MT, whole genome shotgun sequence genome:
- the LOC103468111 gene encoding galactose-specific lectin nattectin-like, with translation MCTWHQDALGHSSMIDFVIVSSDLRVLDTQVKRDRSCPTGWSLYGSRCFLFQNIQKDWASAELDCIALGANLASIHSSDEHTFVKDLVNSKKGSYQRTWVGCHDGVKDGVWQWSDGSKFDYVKWGSVEPNNYGGNEDCMEINIAGSIQHMNDEKCETNRYSICAKNA, from the exons atgtgcacttggcaccaggacgccCTAGGCCACAGTTCAATGATTGACTTTGTCATCGTCTCATCGGATTTGCGTGTCTTGGACACtcaggtgaagagag ATCGTTCATGCCCGACTGGTTGGTCTCTGTATGGAAGTCGGTGTTTCCTCTTCCAGAACATTCAGAAGGACTGGGCTTCTGCTGAG CTCGATTGCATTGCATTAGGTGCAAATCTGGCCTCCATCCACAGCAGCGATGAGCACACCTTCGTCAAGGACCTGGTCAACAGTAAGAAAGGATCGTACCAGAGAACCTGGGTCGGATGCCACGATGGTGTGAAG GACGGTGTGTGGCAGTGGAGTGACGGGTCAAAGTTCGACTACGTCAAGTGGGGCAGCGTGGAGCCAAACAACTATGGTGGAAACGAAGACTGCATGGAGATCAACATTGCTG gATCAATTCAGCACATGAACGATGAAAAGTGCGAGACTAACAGATACTCCATCTGTGCCAAAAAYGCCTaa
- the LOC103468072 gene encoding macrophage mannose receptor 1-like: MENVLLWLLGASALGSICSLPVRQYHFIYDPKNWTEAQSYCRQRYTDLVTVDSLNMVTMLNGMADVSRMGSTADAWIGLYFDVVSWRWSLSDQGFYAADGSYRVWSAGEPNSAWYTADCTHMYDNGYWNDAPCQWLYGFICAKTSGKAATFFYISTLMNWTDAQSYCRLHYTDLASIRSLQENEQIRTMRPAGLTVWIGLYKDTWKWSNGNLFLFSYWASGQPQGGVENCTVADFSLSGLWEDWPCGIEKASVCYHDAEPFTRLTVKLKLVGNSGLDLNDPAVLEDLLKELQLKVQHQAVKAEIRLSWKKRPDGKIFYTEKQN; encoded by the exons ATGGAAAACGTTCTTCTGTGGCTCCTCGGTGCATCAG CTCTGGGCTCCATCTGCTCTCTCCCTGTACGTCAGTACCACTTCATCTATGACCCAAAGAACTGGACCGAGGCGCAGAGTTACTGCAGGCAGCGCTACACGGACCTGGTCACTGTGGACAGTCTGAACATGGTGACCATGCTGAACGGCATGGCAGACGTGAGCAGAATGGGATCAACTGCAGAC GCCTGGATCGGGCTGTACTTTGATGTGGTCAGCTGGAGGTGGTCGCTGTCAGACCAAGGTTTCTACGCAGCGGACGGGAGCTACAGAGTCTGGTCGGCCGGTGAGCCGAACAGCGCCTGGTACACGGCGGACTGTACCCACATGTATGACAACGGATACTGGAACGACGCTCCCTGCCAGTGGCTTTACGGATTCATCTGCGCCAAAACCAGCG GAAAAGCCGCAACATTTTTCTACATCAGCACATTAATGAACTGGACCGACGCTCAGAGCTACTGCAGACTGCACTACACAGACCTGGCCAGCATCAGGAGCCTGCAGGAGAACGAGCAGATCAGGACGATGAGGCCTGCAGGTCTGACGGTCTGGATCGGCCTCTACAAAGACACCTGGAAGTGGTCCAACGGAAACCTGTTCCTGTTTTCCTACTGGGCATCAGGACAGCCTCAGGGCGGTGTGGAAAACTGCACCGTGGCAGACTTCAGCCTGTCCGGGCTCTGGGAGGACTGGCCGTGCGGCATAGAGAAGGCCTCCGTCTGTTACCATG ACGCTGAACCTTTCACACGACTCACAGTGAAGCTGAAGCTGGTGGGAAACTCTGGTCTGGACCTGAACGACCCGGCAGTCCTGGAAGACCTGCTGAAGGAG CTCCAGCTGAAGGTTCAGCACCAGGCAGTGAAGGCTGAGATCAGACTGAGCTGGAAGAAACGGCCTGATGGAAAGATCTTCTACACCGAGAAGCAAAATTAA